A window of the Campylobacter massiliensis genome harbors these coding sequences:
- a CDS encoding AMIN domain-containing protein, giving the protein MKIGKIWLLALACGLAFGRENPFAPSGDVNASMVSSNVVENLPPFEKQSFKFPADARNFISVTLKYKSLDGSIKEKTVDINKSISWQDEFLLSKIAVPVVVEKPDVSVTKEEPKAAAIDVAPKPTERNMTTQEPLKDIVIKPLEKPQPQKQIVYKQTKFEIYPMQIKILTTDEKLKDYSIDKGTKVVIDFASQTDVNTRKDELDCGAFKTALFGSHGKFYRVVFDLDGSYKHEIEKTQDGYLLKLSR; this is encoded by the coding sequence ATGAAAATCGGTAAAATTTGGCTTTTGGCGCTGGCCTGCGGGCTGGCTTTTGGCAGAGAAAATCCTTTTGCGCCCTCGGGCGACGTAAACGCGAGCATGGTTAGTAGCAACGTCGTGGAAAATTTGCCACCTTTTGAAAAGCAGAGTTTCAAATTTCCCGCCGACGCTAGAAACTTCATCTCCGTCACGCTAAAATACAAAAGCTTAGACGGCAGCATCAAGGAAAAAACCGTCGACATAAACAAAAGCATCTCATGGCAGGATGAGTTTTTGCTAAGCAAGATCGCAGTGCCCGTCGTCGTAGAAAAGCCCGACGTCTCGGTCACTAAAGAGGAACCAAAAGCCGCTGCGATAGACGTCGCGCCAAAGCCTACCGAGCGCAACATGACCACGCAGGAGCCGCTAAAAGACATCGTCATCAAGCCTCTTGAAAAGCCGCAACCGCAAAAGCAAATCGTCTATAAGCAGACGAAATTCGAGATCTATCCGATGCAGATAAAAATCCTCACAACCGACGAGAAGCTAAAGGACTACTCGATCGACAAAGGCACCAAGGTCGTGATCGACTTCGCCTCGCAAACGGACGTAAATACCAGAAAAGACGAGCTTGACTGCGGTGCGTTTAAAACGGCTCTTTTTGGCTCGCACGGCAAATTCTACCGCGTAGTTTTTGATCTCGACGGCAGCTATAAACACGAGATCGAAAAGACGCAGGACGGGTATCTGTTAAAGCTTTCTAGATAA
- the eno gene encoding phosphopyruvate hydratase — MVFIEDVTAIEVLDSRGNPTVKATVALSDGTVASAIVPSGASTGKREALELRDKDERYCGKGVLKAVENVNSQIAEAVIGLDAFDQKALDDEMRELDGTDNYSNLGANAVLGVSMAVARAAAKSLDVPLYRYLGGANARVLPVPMFNIINGGAHANNSVDFQEFMIMPFGFDKFSDALRAATEIYHTLKGLLNAAGHSTAVGDEGGFAPNLNDNEEPIKLIMQAIEKAGYKAGEQIKLALDVAASELYENGKYKLEGKEFSSEELIERYAQLCEKYPIFSIEDGLSEDDWAGWAKLTSKLGSKVQLVGDDLFVTNEKILREGIAKGVANAILIKPNQIGTVSQTMQTIRLAQRKGYRCVMSHRSGESEDSFIADFAVAMNTGQIKTGATSRSERNAKYNRLLEIERETDEFLGNQI, encoded by the coding sequence ATGGTATTTATAGAAGACGTAACGGCGATAGAAGTACTCGATAGCCGCGGCAACCCGACAGTAAAAGCTACGGTAGCTCTAAGCGACGGCACCGTAGCAAGCGCGATAGTCCCAAGCGGCGCAAGCACGGGTAAACGCGAGGCGCTGGAACTTCGCGATAAGGACGAAAGATACTGCGGCAAGGGCGTGCTAAAGGCGGTAGAAAACGTAAATTCGCAGATCGCCGAAGCCGTGATCGGGCTGGATGCCTTCGATCAAAAGGCGCTTGATGACGAGATGCGCGAGCTTGACGGCACCGATAACTACTCGAATTTGGGCGCAAACGCGGTGCTTGGCGTATCTATGGCGGTAGCGCGCGCGGCGGCAAAGAGCCTTGACGTGCCTTTGTACCGCTATCTGGGCGGCGCAAACGCTAGAGTGCTACCCGTGCCGATGTTTAATATCATCAACGGCGGCGCGCACGCGAACAACAGCGTGGATTTTCAAGAATTTATGATTATGCCGTTTGGATTTGATAAATTTAGCGACGCGCTGCGAGCGGCGACTGAGATTTACCACACGCTAAAAGGCCTTCTAAACGCGGCAGGCCATAGCACGGCGGTCGGCGACGAGGGCGGATTCGCGCCGAATTTAAACGATAACGAAGAGCCGATCAAACTAATCATGCAGGCCATCGAAAAAGCAGGCTACAAGGCAGGCGAGCAGATCAAGCTAGCCCTTGACGTCGCGGCCAGCGAGCTGTACGAAAACGGCAAATATAAGCTAGAGGGCAAGGAATTTAGCAGCGAAGAGCTGATAGAGCGATATGCGCAGCTTTGCGAGAAGTATCCGATATTTTCGATCGAGGACGGCCTAAGCGAGGACGACTGGGCGGGCTGGGCGAAGCTAACGAGCAAGCTTGGCTCTAAGGTGCAGCTCGTGGGCGACGATCTTTTCGTAACGAACGAGAAAATTTTGCGCGAAGGTATCGCCAAGGGCGTAGCTAACGCGATTTTAATAAAGCCAAATCAAATCGGCACAGTTAGCCAAACCATGCAGACGATCCGCCTAGCGCAACGCAAAGGCTACCGCTGCGTGATGAGCCACAGAAGCGGCGAGAGCGAGGATAGCTTTATCGCGGACTTCGCCGTCGCGATGAATACGGGCCAAATCAAAACGGGCGCGACCTCAAGAAGCGAACGCAACGCCAAATACAACCGCCTGCTCGAGATCGAGCGCGAGACGGACGAGTTTTTGGGAAATCAAATTTGA
- a CDS encoding FtsB family cell division protein translates to MSEVLDEYVEKKPFDFRLFLRFTLIAFCVICFGIYVGNIIFGKRSLDVMLSLQEQKTQLERDVETLKKQNAQLQKAYFELKELEPGGG, encoded by the coding sequence TTGAGCGAAGTCCTAGACGAATACGTCGAGAAAAAGCCGTTTGATTTCAGGCTTTTTCTCAGATTTACGCTTATAGCGTTTTGCGTGATATGTTTTGGTATCTACGTGGGCAACATAATCTTCGGCAAGCGCTCGCTAGACGTGATGCTAAGCCTGCAAGAGCAAAAAACGCAGCTAGAACGCGACGTCGAAACGCTAAAAAAACAAAACGCCCAGCTGCAAAAGGCGTATTTCGAGCTAAAAGAGCTTGAGCCGGGCGGCGGCTGA
- a CDS encoding DNA adenine methylase → MENQAYLKEQILTYLGNKRSLLGFIEQGVNIAKHALGKEKLSCCDLFSGSGIVSRFLKSHANFIVANDLELYSRVTNECYLANADAKFKKELDFWHEKLTREISANLREGFICELYAPKDEANISARDRVFYTKKNAAYIDTARQMIEALVPQELRVFFVAPLLYSASVHANTSGIFKGFHKNKDGLGQFGGRGKHALSRITADISLLKPVFSNFNVEFDVQSRDANKLAAELPPLDLVYLDPPYNQHPYGSNYFMLNLIASYERPSEISRVSGIARGWNRSVFNQKSAAAPAFFELISKLKAKFVLISFNSEGFIAREEFSQNLAGLGEVQILEKKYNTFRGSRNLASRPTHVSELLYVLKKA, encoded by the coding sequence ATGGAAAATCAGGCGTATTTAAAAGAGCAAATTTTAACTTATCTTGGCAACAAACGCTCGCTTTTGGGCTTCATCGAACAAGGCGTAAATATCGCAAAACACGCACTTGGCAAAGAAAAGCTAAGCTGCTGCGACCTTTTTAGCGGCAGCGGCATCGTGTCGCGGTTTTTAAAATCCCACGCAAATTTCATCGTCGCAAACGACCTGGAGCTTTATAGCCGCGTAACAAACGAGTGCTACCTCGCAAACGCGGACGCGAAATTTAAAAAAGAGCTTGATTTTTGGCATGAAAAGCTAACTAGAGAAATCAGCGCAAATTTACGCGAGGGCTTTATTTGCGAGCTTTACGCGCCAAAAGACGAGGCAAATATCTCAGCGAGGGACCGCGTCTTTTACACGAAAAAAAACGCCGCCTACATAGACACCGCGCGCCAGATGATCGAGGCGCTAGTGCCGCAGGAGCTGCGCGTTTTTTTCGTCGCTCCGCTGCTGTATTCGGCTAGCGTGCACGCTAACACCAGCGGCATTTTCAAGGGTTTTCATAAAAATAAGGACGGCCTTGGGCAGTTTGGCGGACGCGGCAAGCACGCGCTATCTCGCATCACGGCAGACATCAGCCTGCTTAAGCCCGTTTTTTCAAATTTTAACGTCGAATTTGACGTGCAAAGTCGGGATGCAAACAAGCTTGCCGCCGAGCTTCCGCCGCTTGATCTAGTCTATCTTGATCCGCCTTATAACCAGCACCCCTACGGCTCGAACTACTTTATGTTAAATTTGATCGCTAGCTACGAGCGTCCGAGCGAAATCTCGCGGGTTTCTGGTATCGCTAGAGGCTGGAACCGCTCGGTTTTTAATCAAAAATCAGCCGCCGCGCCGGCGTTTTTCGAGCTAATCTCAAAGCTAAAAGCAAAATTCGTGCTCATCTCGTTTAACTCCGAGGGCTTCATAGCGCGCGAGGAATTTAGCCAAAATTTAGCCGGGCTTGGCGAAGTGCAAATTTTGGAGAAAAAATACAACACCTTTCGCGGCAGTAGAAATCTAGCCAGCCGCCCGACGCACGTGAGCGAGCTGCTTTACGTTTTAAAAAAGGCGTAA
- the recA gene encoding recombinase RecA, whose translation MAKEKEEKKIVPPTNDSDKKKALDAALKQIDKAFGKGTLIRLGDKQVEAIDSISTGSLGLDLALGIGGIPKGRIIEVYGPESSGKTTLTLHIIAEAQKAGATCAFIDAEHALDVKYAANLGVDTENLYVSQPDFGEQALEIVENLARSGAVELIVVDSVAALTPKSEIEGDMGDQHVGLQARLMSQALRKLAGVVHKMNTTVIFINQIRMKIGAMGYGTPETTTGGNALKFYASVRLDVRKIATLKQNEEPIGNRTKVKVVKNKVAPPFKTAEFDIMFGEGISRDGEIIDYGVKLDIIDKSGAWFSYKAAKIGQGRENAKAYLKEHSEISDEIVATIKSSIGLDKLISGAGGKDSDDESESIEENTEE comes from the coding sequence ATGGCAAAAGAAAAAGAAGAGAAAAAGATAGTCCCGCCGACAAACGATTCGGACAAGAAAAAGGCCTTAGACGCGGCTTTAAAGCAGATAGATAAAGCATTTGGCAAGGGCACGCTGATCCGCCTTGGCGACAAGCAAGTCGAGGCGATAGACAGCATCTCGACCGGCTCGCTAGGACTTGACCTAGCCCTTGGTATAGGCGGTATCCCAAAGGGCCGTATCATCGAGGTTTACGGACCTGAGAGCTCGGGTAAAACGACTCTGACGCTACACATCATCGCCGAAGCGCAAAAAGCGGGAGCCACGTGCGCCTTTATCGACGCCGAGCACGCTCTGGACGTGAAATACGCGGCAAATTTGGGCGTAGATACCGAAAATCTTTACGTCAGTCAGCCCGACTTCGGCGAACAGGCGCTTGAGATCGTAGAAAATCTCGCTAGAAGCGGCGCGGTCGAGCTTATCGTAGTCGATAGCGTCGCGGCTCTAACGCCAAAAAGCGAGATCGAGGGTGACATGGGCGATCAGCACGTAGGCTTGCAAGCGCGACTTATGAGCCAAGCGCTGCGCAAACTCGCTGGCGTCGTGCACAAGATGAACACGACCGTGATCTTTATCAACCAAATTCGTATGAAAATCGGCGCGATGGGTTACGGCACGCCTGAGACCACTACGGGCGGTAACGCGCTTAAATTTTACGCATCCGTGCGCCTAGACGTGCGAAAAATCGCCACTCTAAAACAAAACGAAGAGCCTATCGGCAACCGCACGAAGGTAAAAGTCGTGAAAAACAAGGTCGCGCCTCCGTTTAAAACGGCGGAATTCGACATAATGTTCGGCGAGGGTATCAGTCGCGACGGCGAGATCATCGACTACGGCGTGAAGCTCGATATCATCGACAAAAGCGGCGCGTGGTTTAGCTACAAAGCCGCTAAAATCGGCCAAGGCCGCGAAAACGCAAAAGCCTATCTCAAAGAGCACTCGGAGATCTCCGACGAGATCGTAGCGACGATAAAAAGCTCGATCGGCCTAGATAAGCTAATAAGCGGTGCGGGCGGCAAAGATAGCGACGACGAAAGCGAAAGCATAGAAGAAAATACGGAGGAATAA